One window from the genome of Lolium rigidum isolate FL_2022 unplaced genomic scaffold, APGP_CSIRO_Lrig_0.1 contig_8750_1, whole genome shotgun sequence encodes:
- the LOC124682324 gene encoding chaperone protein DnaJ-like — MSSVCARPAGFSGVVKCQRRARVRVSAVAAAPDRAATAAKTTMYDVLAVGTSAGPEEIKAAYRRAALRWHPDTCPGGADRFMMAREAYEVLSDPERRRGYDIELRFGGGGGAGYSSAARRAGYADWEEQLAGLQWRAAEARGTWGYRMRRAAAQTSSSH, encoded by the coding sequence ATGAGCTCGGTGTGCGCAAGGCCCGCGGGGTTCTCTGGAGTGGTCAAGTGCCAGCGCCGGGCGCGGGTGCGGGTgtcggccgtggcggcggcgccggacagAGCCGCGACGGCGGCTAAGACGACGATGTACGATGTGCTGGCGGTGGGCACGTCGGCGGGACCGGAGGAGATCAAGGCGGCGTACAGGCGCGCGGCGCTGCGGTGGCACCCGGACACTTGCCCTGGTGGCGCCGATCGGTTCATGATGGCGCGCGAGGCATACGAGGTGCTCTCCGACCCCGAGCGTAGGCGGGGCTACGACATAGAGTTGCGcttcggcggtggcggtggcgccgggTACTCCAGCGCGGCGCGTCGAGCGGGGTACGCGGACTGGGAGGAGCAGCTGGCCGGGCTGCAGTggcgggcggcggaggcgcgAGGGACGTGGGGGTACAGgatgcgccgcgccgccgcgcagaCGTCGTCGTCGCACTAG